The DNA window tgaaaaaaaaaaaatccataccaAAGGTCAACATTTTTTCAAACAGACATTATGATGAGTGGGAGTCAgatagctttgttaggtagtttagggtgactggtccccaaaagtaaaataagaactGTTTTTAAGTCTGCCTTTTTGATCTCCACTTTATAAGAGATCAAGAGAAGGATTTCTCCTCTCCTTATCATTTGACTAAAGGAGTTACCTAGTTCTGTTTccccataaacaacctgagcctcCTAGGAGGAAGTTCTCCCTTCCTAGAATTTAAACTTCATCCTGGTATTGTGGTTGGTTAATCTCAGCCCCAAAACTGGGcttcatggctagcctcttcttgttccagcccctagcccagaccaatcagccgtCATTATGGCTCACCTGAGTCTGCAGGTAAGGCCCACCACAGTAACTTTATAAGTAGCTTATCAGGTTGCAGTCTCTTTTTGCTGATTGCTCATCTCTCCTGAGCTTCCAGGTTCTGATAAGTGTCCCTGACTCCTATTCCCAAATGGGCTCTCTacctcctcctgccctccactTAGTAGGAattctctgtcatttcttctctttctttctcttaatctaataaggtctctaaactttatcctctggtttatggattttaattctttaaattcataagataagaatcCATGGCCCATGGCGCCTGCCTCAGCTTTGCTCCTCTGCCTGCTGGTCTTGACCATCACTGAAGGTTGTGGTCAGGAGGCAGCCATCCCAGGCTGCCACTTGCACCCCTTCAATGTGACAGTGCGAAGCAACCCTCATGGCACTTGCCAGGGCTCCCATGTGCGACAGGCTTGCATAGGTCACTGTGAGTCTAGTGCCTTCCCTTCCCTGTACTCTGTGCTGGTGGCCAGCAGCTATAGACACAACATCACCTCTGTCTCTCA is part of the Jaculus jaculus isolate mJacJac1 chromosome X, mJacJac1.mat.Y.cur, whole genome shotgun sequence genome and encodes:
- the LOC105943788 gene encoding glycoprotein hormone alpha-2-like, yielding MAPASALLLCLLVLTITEGCGQEAAIPGCHLHPFNVTVRSNPHGTCQGSHVRQACIGHCESSAFPSLYSVLVASSYRHNITSVSQCCTISGLKKVKVWLHCVGDRRGELEIFMAKVCQCDMCRLSCY